TCCCTCTCGGAGTGCGTTGCAGATACCCCTGCTGAATCAGATAAGGCTCCAGCACATCTTCAATGGTATCCCGCTCTTCACCAATCGCGGCAGCCAAGTTATCGAGACCCACCGGGCCCCCCATGAACTTATCGATAATAGCCATGAGCAACTTTCGGTCCATGTAATCAAAGCCGCTGCTGTCGACATCCAGCATATCCAGCGCCTGACTTGCGATGTCCGCACTGATATGGCCGTTTCCTTTCACCTCGGCATAGTCCCGAACCCGACGCAGAAGCCGGTTGGCAATCCGCGGTGTGCCCCGGGAACGCCGTGCTATCTCAAGCGCACCTTCAGTCACCATCGACAGGCCGAGACAATTCGCACTGCGCTGAACAATGTCCTGCAAATCAGCAACTTTGTAGTATTCCAGACGCTGGGTGATTCCGAAACGATCCCGCAACGGTGACGTCAGAGAACCCGCTCTTGTGGTCGCACCGACCAGCGTAAAAGGGGGCAGATCAATCTTAATGGAACGCGCTGCCGGTCCTTCACCAATCATGATATCGAGCTGATAATCTTCCATCGCCGGATACAGCACTTCTTCAACCTGAGGGCTGAGGCGGTGGATCTCATCGATAAACAGCACGTCATTTTCTTCAAGGTTGGTCAGCAAAGCAGCCAGATCCCCCGCTTTTTCAAGCACAGGGCCGGAAGTCGTCCGGATACTCACGCCCATTTCATTCGCGACAATGTTTGCCAGCGTCGTTTTACCCAGCCCGGGCGGACCAAAGATCAACAGGTGGTCCAGCGCCTCAGAACGCAGTTTCGCAGCCTGAATAAAGATCTCCATCTGGCTGCGAACATGATCCTGTCCTTGATAATCCTGAAGCAGCTTCGGACGGATGGCGCGGTCAATCACCTCCTCTTCTTTATTCAGGGGGTAATTACCGGAAA
This DNA window, taken from Photobacterium sp. CCB-ST2H9, encodes the following:
- the ruvB gene encoding Holliday junction branch migration DNA helicase RuvB — protein: MIEADRLVSGNYPLNKEEEVIDRAIRPKLLQDYQGQDHVRSQMEIFIQAAKLRSEALDHLLIFGPPGLGKTTLANIVANEMGVSIRTTSGPVLEKAGDLAALLTNLEENDVLFIDEIHRLSPQVEEVLYPAMEDYQLDIMIGEGPAARSIKIDLPPFTLVGATTRAGSLTSPLRDRFGITQRLEYYKVADLQDIVQRSANCLGLSMVTEGALEIARRSRGTPRIANRLLRRVRDYAEVKGNGHISADIASQALDMLDVDSSGFDYMDRKLLMAIIDKFMGGPVGLDNLAAAIGEERDTIEDVLEPYLIQQGYLQRTPRGRIATQRAYLHFGLDLPES